A single window of Pygocentrus nattereri isolate fPygNat1 chromosome 24, fPygNat1.pri, whole genome shotgun sequence DNA harbors:
- the LOC108434962 gene encoding C-C motif chemokine 2-like yields the protein MRAALLCLTVMLLAAAVCQAIGPGSCECLKTSNTVLQISKIKSYSVQKSGLCPIDAVVFTTVKGVKICSDPQKPWVKRAMKIVDGRRTTVSSKAIPATTAFIPTRNTTASSWPPQCCLKLSNRRMPARRFAYYTVYSAGLCPINAVAFWTHKDRKLCYDPDLDWVKNVMKTIGPRSSSAPAPSKPKDSSRRRRGKGKKIKVKAE from the exons ATGAGAGctgcgctgctgtgtctgactgtaATGCTGCTGGCAGCCGCCGTCTGCCAAG CGATTGGGCCAGGTTCATGTGAATGCCTCAAGACTTCAAACACGGTTCTCCAGATCTCAAAAATAAAGAGTTActctgtgcagaagtcaggCCTTTGCCCCATTGACGCTGTTGT ATTCACTACTGTGAAAGGAGTCAAGATTTGCTCAGACCCACAGAAGCCTTGGGTGAAAAGAGCCATGAAGATAGTGGATGGAAGAAGGACGACCGTTTCCTCAAAAGCAATTCCAGCGACTACTGCTTTTATCCCCACACGGAATACAACAG CTTCAAGCTGGCCCCCGCAGTGCTGTCTAAAATTATCAAATAGAAGGATGCCAGCGAGGAGATTTGCATATTATACAGTCTACAGTGCGGGACTTTGCCCCATCAACGCAGTTGC tttttgGACGCATAAAGACCGGAAGCTGTGTTATGATCCAGACCTGGACTGGGTGAAAAACGTTATGAAGACCATAGGTCCAAGAAGCAGCTCTGCTCCAGCGCCCTCGAAACCCAAGGACAGCTCCAGAAGAAGAAGGGGGAAAGGCAAGAAAATAAAGGTCAAAGctgaataa